In Clostridium sp. JN-1, one genomic interval encodes:
- a CDS encoding homoserine dehydrogenase: MKKVRIALLGLGNVGKGVWNILNFNREAIMKRSGYDIEIAKILVRDIDKKRTVDVPKELLTTDASEIFNDDSIKIVVEVMGGIEPAKDYVINAIRRKMHVVTANKMLIATNGQQIFKEAEENGVIVNFEASVAGGIPIINAINESLTANKIQEVVGIINGTTNYILTKMTLENMSFNEALKEAQQKGYAEADPTSDVEGHDAAYKLAILSTLAFETDVDVNDIYVEGITKINAVDIEYGKELGYVIKLLAIVKEVNDKLELRVHPTMLPVIHPLANVNDSFNAILIKGDAVGDLMLYGRGAGELPTGSAVVGDIISVLRNDTEGANVLVRNYTDKEVVPVEGFKSQYYLRISVKDLPGVLGKIAAVLGKNEVSILSFIQKPKKGEFVYIVIVTHETLEGDVNKSLENIKKLEEVNKIENVIRIENLS; the protein is encoded by the coding sequence ATGAAAAAGGTTAGAATAGCGCTGCTGGGTTTAGGAAATGTAGGTAAGGGTGTTTGGAATATATTAAATTTTAATAGAGAAGCAATAATGAAAAGATCCGGTTATGATATTGAGATAGCAAAGATATTGGTTAGAGATATTGATAAAAAGAGAACTGTAGATGTTCCAAAAGAGCTTTTAACTACAGATGCCAGCGAAATATTTAATGATGATAGTATAAAAATTGTAGTAGAGGTTATGGGGGGCATAGAGCCTGCAAAGGATTATGTAATAAATGCTATAAGAAGAAAGATGCATGTGGTAACTGCTAATAAAATGCTTATTGCAACTAACGGCCAGCAAATTTTTAAAGAAGCAGAGGAAAATGGGGTTATTGTAAATTTTGAAGCTAGTGTAGCTGGTGGAATCCCTATAATAAATGCTATAAATGAAAGCTTAACTGCTAATAAAATACAAGAGGTTGTCGGTATAATAAACGGAACCACTAACTATATACTCACTAAGATGACTTTAGAAAATATGAGCTTTAATGAAGCGCTAAAAGAAGCACAACAAAAAGGATATGCTGAAGCAGATCCAACTTCTGACGTAGAGGGGCATGATGCAGCTTATAAATTAGCTATTTTATCTACTCTGGCATTTGAGACAGATGTAGATGTAAATGATATATATGTAGAGGGGATAACTAAAATAAATGCTGTTGATATTGAATATGGTAAAGAACTTGGATATGTCATAAAACTTCTGGCAATAGTTAAGGAAGTAAATGACAAGTTGGAACTTAGAGTGCATCCTACAATGCTTCCAGTTATCCATCCTTTAGCAAATGTTAATGATTCCTTTAATGCTATTTTAATTAAAGGAGATGCTGTGGGAGACTTAATGCTATATGGAAGAGGAGCAGGTGAGTTACCAACAGGCAGTGCTGTGGTTGGAGATATTATATCAGTTTTGAGGAATGATACTGAAGGGGCAAATGTTTTAGTTAGGAATTACACAGATAAAGAAGTAGTTCCTGTAGAAGGCTTTAAATCTCAATATTATTTGAGGATTTCGGTAAAGGATCTTCCGGGTGTTTTAGGGAAAATAGCTGCTGTTCTTGGTAAAAATGAAGTAAGCATTTTATCTTTTATACAAAAGCCTAAAAAAGGAGAGTTTGTATATATAGTTATTGTTACTCATGAAACTCTTGAAGGTGATGTTAATAAATCTTTAGAAAATATAAAGAAATTGGAAGAAGTAAATAAGATTGAAAATGTAATTAGAATTGAGAATTTAAGTTAA